A window from Pseudomonas frederiksbergensis encodes these proteins:
- a CDS encoding DUF2790 domain-containing protein, which produces MKVLKSMTFASVLTMSLNVFAEGGGDRTFERALSANTKAMQQYAANQGKPAPVVKDYEYGMKLDVVKVVSVVRPPAACAVVPTAMTYEDSKGQLNTIKYTVAGDCRNRGG; this is translated from the coding sequence ATGAAAGTGCTTAAGTCAATGACGTTCGCCAGCGTGCTGACGATGTCCCTGAATGTGTTCGCCGAGGGTGGTGGTGACCGGACGTTCGAGCGGGCGCTGAGTGCCAATACCAAAGCCATGCAGCAGTACGCGGCCAACCAGGGCAAACCGGCGCCGGTGGTCAAGGACTACGAATACGGAATGAAGCTGGACGTGGTGAAAGTGGTGAGCGTTGTGCGCCCGCCAGCTGCCTGCGCCGTAGTCCCCACGGCCATGACCTATGAAGACTCCAAGGGCCAGCTCAACACCATCAAATACACGGTGGCGGGGGATTGCCGCAATCGCGGCGGCTGA
- the nuoM gene encoding NADH-quinone oxidoreductase subunit M, with amino-acid sequence MILPWLILIPFIGGLLCWMGERFGATLPRWIALLTMTLELALGLWLWAHGDYSFAPAPGADPTWVLEFKHIWIERFGISVHLALDGLSLLMILLTGLLGILSVLCSWKEIQRHVGFFHLNLMWILGGVVGVFLALDLFMFFFFWEMMLVPMYFLIALWGHSSSDGKKTRIYAATKFFIFTQASGLIMLVAILGLVLVNFDETGVITFNYADLLKTKMSLTTEYILMLGFFIAFAVKLPVVPFHSWLPDAHAQAPTAGSVDLAGILLKTAAYGLLRFALPLFPNASAEFAPIAMTLGLIGIFYGAFLAFAQTDIKRLIAYSSVSHMGFVLIGIYSGSQLALQGAVMQMLAHGLSAAALFILSGQLYERTHTRDMREMGGLWSKIAYLPAISLFFAAASLGLPGTGNFVGEFLILIGTFPAAPWITIIATSGLVFGSVYSLIMIHRAYFGPSKSDAVLHGMDARELIMVVGLAALLIYIGVYPQPFLDTSAATMHGVQQWLGTAFTQLASAR; translated from the coding sequence ATGATTCTGCCTTGGCTAATCCTGATCCCCTTCATCGGCGGCCTGCTGTGCTGGATGGGTGAGCGCTTCGGCGCTACCCTCCCCCGCTGGATTGCGCTGTTGACCATGACCCTGGAACTCGCACTCGGCCTCTGGCTGTGGGCCCACGGTGATTATTCATTTGCTCCGGCGCCTGGCGCCGATCCGACCTGGGTGCTCGAGTTCAAGCACATCTGGATCGAGCGCTTCGGCATCAGCGTGCACCTGGCCCTCGACGGCCTGTCGCTGTTGATGATCCTGCTGACCGGCCTGCTGGGTATCCTCTCGGTACTTTGCTCGTGGAAAGAGATCCAGCGTCACGTTGGTTTCTTCCACTTGAACCTGATGTGGATCCTGGGCGGTGTCGTCGGCGTGTTCCTCGCCCTCGACCTGTTCATGTTCTTCTTCTTCTGGGAAATGATGCTGGTGCCGATGTACTTCCTCATCGCGCTCTGGGGTCACAGTTCTTCGGACGGCAAGAAAACCCGGATCTACGCGGCGACCAAGTTCTTCATCTTCACCCAGGCTTCCGGCCTGATCATGTTGGTGGCGATCCTGGGCCTGGTCCTGGTCAACTTCGACGAAACCGGCGTGATTACCTTCAACTACGCCGACCTGTTGAAAACCAAGATGTCGCTGACCACCGAGTACATCCTGATGCTCGGCTTCTTCATCGCCTTCGCGGTGAAGCTGCCAGTGGTGCCGTTCCACTCCTGGTTGCCTGACGCTCACGCCCAGGCGCCAACAGCGGGTTCGGTCGACCTGGCCGGTATCTTGCTGAAAACCGCTGCTTACGGTCTGCTGCGTTTCGCCCTGCCGCTGTTCCCGAATGCCTCGGCCGAGTTTGCGCCGATCGCCATGACCCTGGGTCTGATCGGGATCTTCTACGGTGCGTTCCTGGCCTTCGCCCAAACCGACATCAAGCGCCTGATCGCCTACTCCTCCGTTTCCCACATGGGTTTCGTGTTGATCGGCATCTACTCCGGCAGCCAACTGGCCCTGCAGGGCGCGGTGATGCAGATGCTGGCGCACGGTCTGTCGGCGGCGGCACTCTTTATCCTCAGTGGTCAACTGTACGAGCGCACTCATACCCGCGACATGCGTGAGATGGGCGGCCTGTGGTCGAAGATCGCTTACCTGCCAGCCATCAGCCTGTTCTTCGCAGCCGCGTCGCTGGGCTTGCCGGGTACCGGTAACTTTGTGGGTGAGTTCCTGATCCTGATCGGCACGTTCCCGGCCGCCCCATGGATCACGATCATCGCGACGTCCGGCCTGGTGTTCGGTTCGGTCTACTCGCTGATCATGATCCACCGTGCCTACTTCGGCCCGTCCAAGTCGGATGCGGTGCTGCATGGCATGGATGCTCGCGAACTGATCATGGTGGTTGGGCTTGCGGCGCTGCTGATTTACATCGGCGTGTACCCGCAACCGTTCCTCGATACCTCTGCTGCGACGATGCATGGCGTGCAGCAATGGCTCGGTACCGCCTTCACTCAACTCGCTTCGGCCCGGTAA
- the nuoN gene encoding NADH-quinone oxidoreductase subunit NuoN: MEFTTQHFIALAPLLITSATIIVVMLAIAWRRNHSQTFLISVAGLNLALLSILPALKVAPLAVTPLLQIDTFACLYMALILVATLACVTLAHAYLGDGGSGYPGNREELYLLILMAAAGGLVLVSAQHLAGLFIGLELLSVPVYGLVAYAFFNKRSLEAGIKYMVLSAAGSAFLLFGMALLYADSGSLSFVGIGQALAATGLPSSLAQLGLGMMLIGLAFKLSLVPFHLWTPDVYEGAPAPVAAFLATASKVAVFAVMVRLFQISPAASSGVLSDVLTIIAIASILFGNLLALTQSNLKRLLGYSSIAHFGYLLIALVASKGLAVEAIGVYLVTYVITSLGAFGVITLMSSPYNGRDADALYEYRGLFWRRPYLTAVLTVMMLSLAGIPLTAGFIGKFYIIATGVESHQWWLVGSLVLGSAIGVFYYLRVMVTLYLIEPNLRRHDAQLHWEQRAGGVMLLAIAALAFFLGLYPQPLLVLVQQAGLAG, encoded by the coding sequence ATGGAATTCACGACTCAACACTTTATCGCGCTTGCGCCGTTGTTGATCACCAGCGCCACGATCATCGTGGTGATGCTGGCGATCGCCTGGCGCCGCAACCACTCGCAGACCTTCCTGATTTCCGTGGCGGGCCTGAACCTGGCATTGCTGTCGATCCTGCCAGCCCTGAAAGTCGCGCCCCTGGCCGTGACGCCATTGCTGCAGATCGACACCTTCGCTTGTCTGTACATGGCGCTGATCCTGGTCGCCACCCTCGCTTGTGTGACCCTCGCCCACGCCTACCTCGGCGATGGCGGTTCGGGTTACCCGGGCAACCGTGAAGAACTTTACCTGCTGATCCTGATGGCCGCCGCCGGTGGCCTGGTGCTGGTCAGCGCGCAGCACCTGGCCGGGTTGTTCATCGGTCTGGAACTGCTCTCGGTACCGGTCTACGGTCTGGTGGCGTATGCCTTCTTCAACAAGCGTTCGCTGGAAGCCGGTATCAAGTACATGGTGCTGTCGGCCGCCGGTTCCGCGTTCCTGTTGTTCGGCATGGCCCTGCTGTATGCCGACTCCGGCAGCCTGAGCTTCGTTGGCATCGGCCAGGCCCTCGCAGCCACCGGCCTGCCAAGCTCGCTGGCGCAACTGGGCCTGGGCATGATGCTGATCGGTCTGGCGTTCAAGCTGTCGCTGGTACCGTTCCACCTCTGGACCCCGGACGTTTACGAAGGTGCTCCGGCACCGGTGGCCGCGTTCCTGGCCACCGCGTCCAAAGTCGCTGTGTTCGCAGTGATGGTGCGTCTGTTCCAGATCTCGCCGGCTGCAAGCAGCGGTGTACTGAGCGACGTGCTGACCATCATCGCCATCGCGTCGATCCTGTTCGGTAACCTGCTGGCACTGACCCAGAGCAACCTCAAGCGTCTGCTGGGTTACTCGTCCATCGCTCACTTCGGTTACCTGCTGATCGCCCTGGTGGCGAGCAAAGGCCTGGCCGTGGAAGCCATCGGCGTGTACCTGGTCACCTACGTGATCACCAGCCTCGGCGCGTTCGGCGTGATCACCCTGATGTCCTCGCCGTACAACGGCCGTGACGCGGATGCGCTGTACGAATACCGCGGCCTGTTCTGGCGCCGTCCGTACCTGACCGCCGTACTGACCGTGATGATGCTGTCCCTGGCCGGTATCCCGCTGACCGCGGGCTTCATCGGCAAGTTCTACATCATCGCTACCGGTGTCGAGTCGCACCAATGGTGGCTGGTCGGTTCCCTGGTTCTGGGCAGCGCCATCGGCGTCTTCTACTACCTGCGCGTGATGGTCACCCTGTACCTGATCGAACCGAACCTGCGTCGCCACGATGCACAACTGCACTGGGAACAACGTGCAGGCGGCGTGATGCTGCTGGCGATCGCCGCACTGGCGTTCTTCCTCGGTCTGTATCCGCAACCGTTGCTGGTGCTGGTTCAGCAGGCGGGGTTGGCGGGTTGA
- a CDS encoding efflux RND transporter periplasmic adaptor subunit produces MDKKLIVVAVATLALGIGIGSMWAGNGSIEAHADEAAEHADHDEKGVAAEGEEGHLTLSAEQIAAAGIQLTEARAQSISLGLSFPGEVRLDEDRTAHVVPRVPGVVESVSVNLGQWVKKGQLLAVIASQQISDQRSEQAAAQRRLALARTTYEREKQLWQDKISAEQDLLQARQALEEAEIAVNNARQKISVLSGSVVATGGNRYELRAPFDGVVVEKHLTSGEVVDETTAAFTLSDLSRVWVTFGVSSKDLNKVQVGKAVTVSAPELNAQVAGTVAYVGSLLGEQTRTATVRVTLENPQGSWRPGLFVTALVATDSRQANVAVPEAAIQTVEDKPTVFVRTDDGFEARAVELGSRAAGQVEVTQGLEAGAQVAAAGSFVLKSELGKASAEHSH; encoded by the coding sequence ATGGATAAAAAACTGATCGTTGTCGCGGTGGCAACGTTGGCGCTGGGCATTGGTATTGGCTCGATGTGGGCGGGCAACGGGTCCATCGAGGCCCACGCCGATGAAGCGGCGGAGCATGCGGACCACGACGAAAAAGGCGTTGCAGCCGAAGGTGAAGAGGGGCATCTGACGTTGAGTGCCGAGCAGATCGCGGCGGCGGGCATTCAACTGACCGAAGCGCGGGCGCAAAGCATCAGCCTCGGTTTGTCGTTCCCCGGCGAAGTGCGCCTGGACGAAGACCGCACCGCCCACGTCGTACCGCGGGTGCCAGGGGTAGTCGAGTCGGTGTCGGTCAATCTCGGGCAGTGGGTGAAGAAGGGCCAGCTGCTGGCGGTGATCGCCAGTCAGCAGATCTCCGATCAGCGTAGCGAACAGGCTGCGGCGCAACGGCGCTTGGCCTTGGCGCGCACCACCTACGAGCGCGAGAAGCAGTTGTGGCAGGACAAGATTTCCGCCGAGCAGGATTTGCTGCAGGCGCGCCAGGCGCTGGAAGAAGCCGAAATCGCCGTGAACAACGCCCGGCAAAAGATCAGCGTACTCAGTGGCAGCGTGGTTGCCACCGGCGGCAATCGTTATGAACTGCGCGCGCCGTTCGACGGGGTGGTAGTGGAAAAGCATCTGACGTCAGGGGAGGTGGTCGACGAAACCACGGCGGCGTTCACGCTCTCGGACCTGTCGCGAGTGTGGGTAACCTTCGGCGTTTCGTCCAAGGATCTGAACAAGGTGCAGGTGGGCAAAGCGGTCACTGTCAGCGCCCCGGAACTCAATGCGCAAGTCGCCGGCACGGTGGCTTACGTCGGCAGTTTACTCGGCGAACAGACCCGTACCGCCACCGTTCGCGTCACCTTGGAAAACCCTCAAGGTTCGTGGCGTCCCGGATTGTTCGTCACCGCACTGGTCGCTACCGACAGCCGTCAGGCCAACGTGGCGGTGCCGGAAGCTGCGATCCAGACCGTCGAGGACAAACCCACGGTGTTCGTGCGCACCGATGACGGCTTCGAGGCGCGGGCCGTGGAGCTGGGCAGTCGTGCAGCGGGGCAGGTGGAAGTTACGCAGGGGCTGGAGGCCGGTGCGCAAGTCGCTGCGGCCGGCAGCTTCGTTCTCAAATCGGAACTGGGCAAGGCCTCGGCCGAGCACTCTCATTGA
- a CDS encoding type II toxin-antitoxin system VapC family toxin produces the protein MRVLLDTHVLLWTLADDQKLSGKARQLINNATEVYVSAATFWEMAIKVGLGKLSVDLEEIRQYCIQSGFIELPVSSEHAIAVKDLEPHHRDPFDRLIVATAMTEPMKLLTADPMVAKYTSLAILI, from the coding sequence ATGAGGGTGTTGCTCGATACCCATGTACTGCTCTGGACACTCGCCGACGATCAGAAATTATCTGGCAAAGCCCGACAACTCATTAATAACGCCACTGAAGTTTATGTCAGCGCCGCGACCTTCTGGGAAATGGCTATCAAGGTCGGTCTAGGAAAGCTAAGCGTTGATCTGGAGGAAATCCGCCAATACTGCATCCAAAGCGGATTTATTGAACTACCTGTTTCATCCGAACACGCCATTGCGGTGAAAGATCTGGAACCTCACCATCGTGATCCGTTCGACCGCCTCATCGTGGCCACTGCAATGACAGAACCGATGAAACTTCTTACTGCGGATCCAATGGTAGCCAAGTACACATCGTTGGCCATTTTGATTTGA
- a CDS encoding co-regulatory protein PtrA N-terminal domain-containing protein, which produces MKFAQISAFAAALAMSSLVLAEGGGDRTFAKMMTANDRSVELFVAKEQARDPVVVNEKKDGNTKDL; this is translated from the coding sequence ATGAAATTCGCACAAATCAGTGCCTTTGCAGCAGCGTTGGCGATGTCTTCTCTGGTCTTGGCCGAAGGCGGCGGTGATCGGACCTTCGCAAAAATGATGACCGCCAATGACCGCTCTGTAGAGCTGTTCGTCGCCAAGGAACAAGCTCGCGACCCCGTCGTCGTCAATGAAAAGAAAGACGGCAACACCAAAGACTTGTAA
- a CDS encoding OprD family porin: MVNNTKMSMAALAVVVGSGPSMVMADDKAEGFIEGSSLTVLNRNFYFNRDHRNGQSSPTGNGYSEAWAQAVISKFESGFTQGTVGVGVDAFAMIGLRLDTGDGRNGGRSSFDVLPVNNDGEARNEYTKMGGAAKVRAFDTVVKVGDVFPANPVVAAGDSRLLPESFRGVTATNTSIEGLSIQGGRLHAMSQPVSSDMRENFATFYAGPVNSPWIAYGGGDYVLNKNLSFSLYSSRLKDAWNQYYAGTAWTYPLSDDLSLFGGLNYYKAVDEGKQLLGKFDNNIWSGRVGVKLGAHSVALSHQRNNGNDDFDYLRQSDSIFLDNSIQYSDFNSPKERSWMVRYDLDMTTYGVPGLSFMTRYARGTDADYSNANAVYMRRDADGNPLTDQKRWERDVEVKYVVQSGSMKDLSLRLRQATTRATAFESDLDEVRVIVEYPLAIL; encoded by the coding sequence ATGGTTAACAATACAAAAATGTCGATGGCCGCTTTAGCGGTGGTGGTCGGCTCCGGACCGTCCATGGTGATGGCGGATGATAAAGCCGAAGGGTTTATCGAGGGCAGCAGCCTGACGGTGCTCAACCGTAACTTCTACTTCAACCGTGATCACCGCAACGGCCAGTCCAGCCCCACCGGCAATGGTTATTCCGAAGCCTGGGCCCAAGCGGTGATCAGCAAGTTCGAATCCGGGTTTACCCAAGGCACCGTCGGCGTCGGTGTCGATGCGTTTGCGATGATCGGTTTGAGGCTCGACACCGGTGACGGGCGCAACGGTGGCCGTAGTTCGTTTGATGTGCTGCCAGTCAACAATGATGGCGAGGCGCGCAATGAGTACACGAAGATGGGTGGCGCCGCCAAAGTGCGAGCCTTCGATACGGTGGTCAAGGTCGGTGACGTGTTCCCGGCCAACCCGGTGGTGGCGGCCGGTGACTCGCGCTTGCTCCCGGAAAGCTTTCGCGGCGTGACGGCGACCAACACCAGCATCGAAGGCCTGTCGATTCAGGGCGGTCGGTTGCATGCGATGAGCCAACCCGTGTCCAGCGACATGCGCGAGAACTTCGCCACGTTTTATGCCGGCCCGGTCAATTCGCCGTGGATCGCTTACGGCGGCGGCGACTATGTACTGAACAAGAACCTCAGTTTCAGCCTGTACTCCAGCCGCCTCAAGGATGCCTGGAATCAGTACTACGCCGGCACTGCCTGGACCTATCCGCTATCGGATGACCTGTCGCTGTTTGGCGGCCTGAACTATTACAAGGCTGTCGACGAAGGCAAACAATTGCTCGGCAAGTTCGATAACAACATCTGGAGCGGCCGGGTCGGCGTGAAACTCGGCGCGCACTCCGTTGCGCTTTCGCACCAGCGCAACAACGGCAATGACGACTTCGATTACCTGCGTCAATCCGACTCGATCTTCCTCGACAACTCCATCCAGTACAGCGACTTCAACTCGCCCAAGGAACGTTCGTGGATGGTGCGCTACGACCTCGACATGACCACTTACGGTGTGCCGGGGCTATCGTTCATGACTCGTTACGCCCGAGGCACCGACGCCGATTACTCCAACGCCAACGCCGTGTACATGCGCCGCGATGCTGACGGCAATCCGTTGACCGACCAGAAGCGCTGGGAGCGTGATGTCGAAGTCAAATACGTGGTGCAGAGCGGTTCGATGAAAGACTTGTCGCTGCGTTTGCGCCAGGCCACGACTCGCGCCACGGCGTTTGAATCGGATCTGGATGAAGTGCGGGTGATTGTCGAGTACCCGTTGGCGATTCTCTGA
- a CDS encoding type II toxin-antitoxin system Phd/YefM family antitoxin, which yields MKRDIFYELVDGSDALATGRRNEASPERYDIKPTLLPFVCAEVLRNFAAPQNSGYICPEYREGRIMIIVPLAEAKNNLSKLVDDAAAGQVITIAKHGRPLARLVPVERPRGQRIGAMKGKLILTDGFDAALPDDLLDAFEGQQP from the coding sequence ATGAAACGCGACATCTTTTATGAACTGGTAGACGGATCTGACGCTTTGGCCACTGGACGTCGGAACGAAGCTTCACCTGAGCGCTACGACATCAAACCGACCCTTTTGCCATTCGTCTGTGCTGAGGTCTTGCGCAATTTTGCAGCTCCACAAAATTCTGGCTATATTTGTCCAGAATATAGGGAGGGGCGAATCATGATCATTGTTCCGTTAGCAGAAGCAAAAAACAATTTATCCAAACTCGTCGATGACGCAGCCGCCGGACAAGTCATCACGATCGCCAAACACGGCCGTCCCCTTGCCCGCCTGGTTCCAGTGGAAAGACCGCGCGGACAGCGAATTGGAGCGATGAAAGGCAAACTCATCCTTACCGACGGCTTCGACGCCGCTTTGCCAGACGACCTGCTGGATGCATTTGAAGGGCAGCAACCATGA
- a CDS encoding CusA/CzcA family heavy metal efflux RND transporter — translation MFERLIQFAIEQRIIVLLAVLLMAGLGIASYQKLPIDAVPDITNVQVQINTGAAGFSPLETEQRITFPIETAMAGLPALEQTRSLSRSGLSQVTVIFKDGTDLFFARQLVNERLQIAKEQLPEGTNAVMGPISTGLGEIFLWTVEAREGALKDDASAYTPTDLRVIQDWIIKPQLRNVPGVAEINTIGGFAKEYQIAPDPKRLAAYKLTLTDLITALERNNANVGAGYIERNGEQLLIRAPGQVASIEDIANIVMANVDGTPIRVKNVATVDIGRELRSGAATENGREVVLGTVFMLIGENSRTVSQAVASKLEQINRSLPKGVIAVPVYDRTHLVDKAIATVKKNLIEGAILVIAILFLFLGNIRAALITAMVIPLSMLFTFTGMYSNRVSANLMSLGALDFGIIVDGAVVIVENTLRRLAHAQQHHGRLLTRSERLREVFAAAKEARRPLIFGQLIIMVVYLPIFALSGVEGKMFHPMAFTVVIALLGAMLLSVTFVPAAIALFVTGKVKEEEGMVMRGARRVYAPALAWVMNHRAVAVGAALGVIVLSGVLTSRMGSEFVPSLSEGDFALQALRVPGTSLTQSVDMQQRLETLILGKVPEVERVFARTGTAEIASDPMPPNISDSYVMLKPKEQWPDPDKSRETLMAELQQAAATLPGSNYELSQPIQLRFNELISGVRSDVAVKVFGDDMDVLNATAAKIAAAMQKVNGASEVKVEQTTGLPVLTINIDRDKAARYGLNVGDVQDTIAVAVGGRQAGTLYEGDRRFDMVVRLSDAMRKDIEGLSALLIPVPAPLNGAADQIGFIALKEVASLDVVLGPNQVSRENGKRLVIVSANVRGRDIGSFVEDAGEVIEREVQVPAGYWISWGGQFEQLQSAAKRLQIVVPVALLLVFGLLFMMFNNLKDGLLVFTGIPFALTGGVMALWLRDIPLSISAGVGFIALSGVAVLNGLVMIAFIRNLREEGRSLSDAINVGALTRLRPVLMTALVASLGFIPMALATGTGAEVQRPLATVVIGGILSSTLLTLLILPALYQLAHRREEDTAPTE, via the coding sequence ATGTTCGAACGCCTGATCCAGTTTGCCATCGAGCAGCGCATCATCGTGCTGCTTGCCGTTCTGCTCATGGCCGGCCTCGGGATCGCCAGTTATCAAAAACTGCCGATCGACGCCGTGCCCGACATCACCAACGTCCAGGTGCAAATCAACACCGGCGCCGCCGGGTTCTCGCCGCTGGAAACCGAGCAGCGCATCACCTTCCCGATTGAAACCGCCATGGCCGGTCTGCCGGCGCTGGAGCAGACCCGTTCGCTGTCGCGTTCGGGGCTGTCGCAGGTCACGGTGATTTTCAAGGACGGCACCGACCTGTTCTTCGCCCGGCAATTGGTCAACGAGCGGTTACAGATCGCCAAGGAGCAATTGCCCGAGGGCACCAACGCGGTGATGGGGCCGATTTCCACTGGCCTCGGCGAGATATTCCTGTGGACCGTGGAAGCCAGGGAAGGTGCGCTCAAGGACGATGCAAGTGCCTACACGCCGACGGATTTGCGGGTGATTCAGGACTGGATCATCAAGCCGCAACTGCGCAACGTCCCTGGTGTGGCCGAGATCAACACCATCGGCGGCTTTGCCAAGGAATACCAGATCGCCCCCGATCCGAAACGGCTGGCGGCCTACAAGTTGACCCTCACCGACCTGATCACGGCGCTTGAGCGCAACAACGCCAACGTCGGCGCCGGGTACATCGAGCGCAACGGCGAGCAGTTGCTGATTCGTGCGCCGGGGCAAGTGGCGAGCATCGAGGACATCGCCAATATCGTCATGGCCAACGTCGATGGCACGCCGATCCGGGTGAAGAACGTCGCCACCGTGGACATCGGCCGCGAACTGCGCAGCGGCGCGGCCACGGAAAACGGCCGTGAAGTGGTGCTCGGCACCGTGTTCATGCTGATCGGCGAAAACAGCCGCACCGTGTCCCAGGCCGTCGCCAGCAAGCTGGAGCAGATCAACCGTTCGCTGCCCAAAGGCGTGATCGCGGTGCCGGTGTACGACCGCACGCACCTGGTGGACAAGGCCATTGCCACGGTGAAAAAGAACCTGATCGAAGGCGCGATTCTGGTGATCGCGATTCTGTTCCTGTTTCTCGGCAACATCCGCGCGGCATTGATTACCGCGATGGTGATTCCGTTGTCGATGCTATTCACCTTCACCGGTATGTACAGCAACAGGGTCAGCGCCAACCTGATGAGCCTGGGCGCCCTCGACTTCGGCATCATCGTCGACGGCGCGGTGGTGATCGTCGAAAACACCCTGCGACGGCTGGCCCATGCACAGCAGCATCACGGGCGTTTGCTGACCCGCTCCGAGCGTTTGCGTGAAGTGTTTGCGGCGGCCAAAGAGGCTCGGCGACCGCTGATTTTCGGCCAGTTGATCATCATGGTCGTGTACCTGCCGATCTTTGCCCTGAGCGGCGTCGAAGGGAAAATGTTCCACCCGATGGCGTTCACCGTGGTCATCGCCTTGCTCGGCGCCATGCTGCTGTCGGTGACCTTTGTGCCGGCCGCGATTGCGCTGTTCGTCACCGGCAAGGTCAAGGAAGAAGAGGGCATGGTGATGCGCGGTGCGCGCCGGGTGTATGCGCCGGCGCTGGCGTGGGTGATGAACCATCGCGCCGTGGCGGTGGGCGCGGCGTTGGGCGTGATTGTGCTCAGCGGCGTGCTGACCAGCCGCATGGGCAGCGAGTTCGTGCCGAGCCTCAGCGAGGGCGATTTTGCCCTGCAAGCCTTGCGCGTGCCGGGCACCAGCCTCACGCAATCGGTGGACATGCAGCAGCGTCTGGAAACCCTGATCCTGGGCAAAGTACCGGAAGTCGAGCGCGTGTTCGCCCGCACAGGCACTGCGGAAATCGCCTCCGACCCGATGCCGCCGAACATCTCCGACAGCTACGTGATGCTCAAGCCAAAAGAGCAATGGCCGGACCCGGACAAGTCTCGCGAAACCCTGATGGCGGAACTGCAACAGGCCGCCGCGACGTTGCCGGGCAGTAACTACGAACTGTCGCAGCCGATTCAGTTGCGCTTCAACGAACTGATCTCCGGCGTGCGCAGCGACGTCGCGGTCAAGGTGTTCGGCGATGACATGGACGTGCTCAACGCCACCGCGGCGAAGATTGCCGCCGCCATGCAGAAGGTCAATGGCGCCTCTGAAGTCAAAGTCGAACAAACCACCGGCCTTCCGGTGCTGACCATCAACATCGACCGCGACAAGGCGGCGCGTTACGGGCTCAACGTCGGCGATGTGCAGGACACCATTGCCGTCGCGGTGGGTGGGCGTCAGGCCGGCACGTTGTATGAAGGCGACCGACGTTTCGACATGGTGGTGCGGTTGTCCGATGCCATGCGCAAGGACATCGAAGGTCTGTCGGCGCTGTTGATTCCGGTGCCGGCACCGCTCAATGGCGCGGCTGATCAGATTGGTTTTATTGCCTTGAAAGAAGTCGCCAGCCTTGATGTGGTGCTGGGGCCGAATCAGGTCAGCCGCGAAAATGGCAAGCGCCTGGTGATCGTCAGCGCCAACGTGCGCGGGCGCGATATCGGGTCGTTCGTCGAAGACGCGGGCGAGGTGATCGAGCGAGAGGTGCAGGTGCCTGCGGGTTACTGGATAAGTTGGGGCGGGCAGTTCGAGCAACTGCAATCGGCGGCCAAGCGCCTGCAGATCGTGGTGCCGGTGGCGTTGCTGCTGGTGTTCGGGTTGTTGTTCATGATGTTCAACAACCTCAAGGATGGCTTGCTGGTGTTCACCGGGATTCCGTTTGCGTTGACCGGCGGGGTCATGGCGCTGTGGTTGCGGGACATTCCGCTGTCAATCTCGGCAGGCGTGGGCTTCATCGCGCTGTCGGGGGTAGCGGTGCTCAACGGGCTGGTGATGATTGCGTTCATCCGCAACCTGCGGGAGGAGGGGCGTTCGCTGTCTGATGCGATCAACGTAGGCGCGCTGACACGTCTGCGCCCGGTGTTGATGACGGCGCTGGTGGCGTCACTGGGCTTTATTCCGATGGCGCTGGCGACCGGTACTGGCGCGGAAGTGCAGCGACCATTGGCGACGGTGGTGATTGGCGGGATCCTGTCCTCGACCCTCCTGACGCTGCTGATCTTGCCGGCGCTGTATCAGCTCGCCCATCGCCGAGAAGAAGACACAGCTCCAACAGAGTAG